In the Staphylococcus condimenti genome, one interval contains:
- the ltaA gene encoding lipoteichoic acid biosynthesis MFS flippase LtaA has translation MQSSSSNSYNNTNYQRNFIIMLVILFLIEFARGMFVLSYLPILPTVSSVAVGLTSAAVSVHYISDAATNFVIGFLLKRFGAKPVLTLGFLMAFGSLFLVIWFPFNPYILFISAILLGIASSPIWVIMLSSVRDETRGKQMGHVYFAWLFGLLLGMIGMNLIMKVHPTSFAFLMSLMVLIAWILYYFVKIRLTNYNTRKVSQQLKQIGGVAKKNGVLFPGIILQGASISALVPILPIYATKVIKVSTVEYTVALIIGGLGCAISMLFLSKIIDNHGKSFMYLTIFIGFLLYTLGIFGLSLITNIYIVWGIALFIGLMYGFLLPAWNTFMASFIHKDEQEETWGVFNSIQGFGAMIGPIIGGMLYQFTGSVNNTFYFSAGVFIFLAIFYGLYFIKLRRRRISS, from the coding sequence ATGCAAAGCTCTTCATCAAATAGTTATAACAACACTAACTATCAACGTAATTTCATAATTATGCTTGTTATCTTATTTTTAATAGAATTTGCACGAGGAATGTTTGTTCTGAGTTACTTACCAATTCTACCGACTGTCTCATCAGTTGCGGTTGGTCTTACTTCTGCGGCAGTTTCTGTTCATTATATTTCAGATGCGGCAACTAACTTTGTAATTGGGTTCTTATTAAAGCGGTTTGGTGCTAAACCTGTTTTAACATTAGGATTTTTAATGGCATTCGGTAGTCTTTTCTTAGTAATATGGTTCCCATTTAATCCATATATCCTCTTTATCAGTGCAATCTTATTAGGTATTGCCTCTAGTCCGATATGGGTTATTATGTTATCAAGTGTTCGTGATGAAACACGTGGTAAACAAATGGGACATGTATACTTTGCATGGTTATTCGGACTCTTGCTTGGTATGATCGGCATGAATTTGATTATGAAAGTTCATCCGACTTCTTTTGCATTCTTAATGTCATTAATGGTTTTGATTGCTTGGATACTTTATTACTTTGTAAAAATAAGATTAACAAACTACAACACACGTAAAGTGAGCCAGCAATTGAAGCAAATCGGTGGGGTGGCTAAGAAAAACGGCGTACTTTTTCCCGGCATTATTTTACAGGGTGCCTCAATTAGTGCCCTTGTTCCAATTTTACCTATATATGCAACGAAAGTAATAAAAGTAAGCACCGTAGAATATACCGTGGCGCTTATAATTGGCGGTCTCGGTTGTGCGATTTCAATGCTGTTTTTATCTAAGATTATTGATAATCACGGAAAATCGTTTATGTATCTAACAATCTTTATCGGTTTTTTACTTTATACTCTAGGTATATTCGGACTCTCTTTAATTACGAATATTTATATTGTTTGGGGCATCGCACTCTTTATCGGCTTGATGTATGGATTCTTGCTTCCTGCATGGAATACATTTATGGCAAGCTTTATTCATAAAGATGAACAAGAAGAAACATGGGGTGTATTCAATAGTATTCAAGGGTTCGGTGCGATGATTGGCCCTATCATCGGTGGAATGCTTTATCAATTTACAGGTTCCGTCAATAATACATTCTATTTCTCAGCAGGTGTGTTTATATTTCTTGCTATTTTCTATGGTCTTTATTTCATAAAATTAAGACGACGCAGAATCTCTTCATAA
- a CDS encoding S1C family serine protease, which translates to MAEDNHSNDKKKHKDGKQVIPKRHYKRKRRSFFHNEEREERVKKEQEAKELEKEREAKLAKNNEERVKDNLRKARIEKLTQEEIQHQKQKAHENTNENPTADNLHSAASENKKDKSEFDTAESPKHPENDKKTTVATSAAAAQIGDSDKATKQKDKVAETESENKQTSNQDKTHTSKYKESKDKEMNSKRNDVSKNEGNSRMSDFLRQNWAKIAVVIGAIILVLLLFAIFHNLQDRDGTSSGQISSLTGGTDKKQTTMMKAAKETIHSVVTVENKGSNKSSVEKEAPKSDGEIGSGVVYKKVGDSIFILTNAHVVGDKSDQNILYDDKQEVNGKVIGKDKYSDIAVVKAKVDKNSNVKPIAIGDSNQLQLAEPIITVGNPLGADFKGSVSSGIISGLNRNVPVDIDKDGNYDTLTKAFQIDAPVNPGNSGGAVVDQNGKLIGIVSLKIDMQAVEGMAFAIPVNHALDLAKQLEKHGHIDYPNTGVQISNVSDLSDSERQQFDLPSSVKQGVVVRAVKDSSIAEKAGLKPDDIIVKLGSTKIEDSLRYRQIIFEHKDDKKPLSAKIYRNGKLKDITIKLK; encoded by the coding sequence ATGGCAGAAGATAATCATTCAAATGATAAGAAAAAGCATAAGGATGGAAAACAAGTCATACCTAAACGTCATTATAAACGTAAACGTCGTTCATTCTTCCATAACGAGGAACGAGAAGAGCGTGTAAAAAAAGAACAAGAAGCAAAAGAATTAGAGAAAGAGCGTGAAGCAAAGCTTGCTAAAAACAACGAAGAGCGTGTAAAAGATAATTTGAGAAAAGCAAGAATTGAAAAGCTGACGCAAGAAGAAATTCAACATCAGAAACAAAAAGCGCATGAGAATACTAATGAAAATCCAACCGCTGATAACTTACATAGCGCTGCAAGTGAAAACAAAAAAGATAAATCAGAATTTGATACGGCAGAATCACCAAAACATCCTGAAAATGATAAAAAGACCACGGTTGCAACTAGTGCAGCTGCTGCTCAAATAGGAGACTCAGACAAAGCTACTAAACAAAAAGATAAAGTAGCTGAAACAGAAAGCGAAAACAAACAAACATCAAACCAAGATAAGACACATACGTCAAAATATAAGGAATCTAAAGATAAAGAAATGAATTCTAAAAGGAATGATGTATCTAAAAACGAAGGAAACTCAAGAATGTCAGACTTTCTACGTCAAAATTGGGCTAAAATTGCTGTTGTAATCGGTGCGATTATCTTAGTATTGCTGCTATTTGCGATTTTCCATAATCTGCAAGATAGAGATGGCACATCTTCAGGCCAAATTTCTTCCTTAACTGGCGGTACTGATAAAAAACAAACTACTATGATGAAAGCTGCTAAAGAAACGATTCACTCTGTGGTAACAGTTGAAAATAAAGGAAGTAATAAAAGCTCAGTAGAAAAAGAAGCACCAAAATCTGACGGAGAAATCGGCTCAGGTGTCGTCTACAAAAAAGTAGGCGACTCTATTTTTATATTGACAAACGCACACGTAGTAGGAGATAAATCCGATCAGAATATTTTATATGACGATAAACAAGAAGTAAACGGCAAAGTAATCGGAAAAGATAAATACTCTGATATTGCAGTTGTCAAAGCTAAAGTAGATAAGAACAGCAATGTTAAACCGATAGCAATCGGAGATTCTAATCAATTGCAGTTAGCTGAACCTATTATTACAGTTGGCAACCCATTAGGTGCTGATTTTAAAGGCAGCGTTTCTAGCGGAATTATTTCTGGCTTAAACAGAAACGTTCCAGTCGATATCGATAAAGATGGTAATTATGATACTTTAACAAAAGCATTTCAAATTGATGCACCGGTCAATCCTGGAAACTCAGGCGGGGCAGTAGTGGATCAAAATGGTAAATTGATTGGTATTGTGTCATTAAAAATTGACATGCAGGCAGTTGAAGGGATGGCTTTTGCAATTCCTGTTAACCATGCACTTGATTTAGCAAAACAATTAGAAAAGCATGGACATATTGATTATCCTAATACAGGTGTCCAAATTTCAAATGTAAGCGACCTTTCAGATAGTGAACGTCAGCAGTTTGATTTGCCTAGCAGTGTAAAACAAGGCGTTGTTGTTAGAGCAGTAAAAGATAGTTCAATTGCAGAAAAAGCAGGCTTGAAACCGGATGATATTATAGTAAAATTAGGTAGTACTAAAATAGAAGATAGTTTGCGTTATCGTCAAATCATTTTTGAGCATAAAGATGATAAAAAACCACTATCGGCAAAAATCTATAGAAATGGTAAACTAAAAGATATTACGATTAAATTGAAGTAA
- a CDS encoding YueH family protein yields the protein MDLLKIRTLQHLEGATAYINEVTAKNCILVAIPDINWSAELDIKESAEDVEENLIMYLFNLMDEDKAESLAHELTLMIFEKEIDDEY from the coding sequence GTGGACCTTCTGAAGATTAGAACACTTCAACATTTAGAAGGTGCAACTGCTTATATAAATGAAGTAACAGCAAAAAATTGTATATTGGTTGCTATACCTGATATTAATTGGTCTGCTGAGTTAGATATAAAGGAGTCTGCAGAAGATGTAGAAGAAAATTTGATAATGTATCTTTTTAATTTAATGGATGAAGACAAGGCGGAAAGTCTTGCACATGAACTTACTTTAATGATTTTTGAAAAGGAGATAGATGATGAGTATTAA
- a CDS encoding peptide chain release factor 3, with protein sequence MSIKDEIESRKTFAIISHPDAGKTTLTEKLLLFGGAIREAGTVKGKKSGKFATSDWMKVEQERGISVTSSVMQFDYDDYNINILDTPGHEDFSEDTYRTLMAVDSAVMVIDCAKGIEPQTLKLFKVCKMRGIPIFTFINKLDRVGKEPFELLDEIEETLNIKTYPMNWPVGMGQNFFGIIDREQRTIEPFRDEEHLLHLNDDYELEEAHEITKDSTYTQAIDEFMLVEEAGEEFDNEMLLAGELTPVFFGSALANFGVQSFLNAYVDHAPMPNGRITKEAEEVSPFTPDFSGFIFKIQANMDPKHRDRIAFMRIVSGAFERGMDVKLQRTNKKQKITRSTSFMADDKETVNHAVAGDIIGLYDTGNYQIGDTLVGGNQKFSFEDLPQFTPELFMKVSAKNVMKQKHFHKGIEQLVQEGAIQYYKTLHTNQIILGAVGQLQFEVFEHRMKNEYNVDVVMEPVGRKIARWVENEDDIKDKMSTSRSILVQDRYEQKVFLFENEFATRWFEEKFPEIKLYSLL encoded by the coding sequence ATGAGTATTAAGGATGAAATAGAATCCAGAAAAACCTTTGCGATAATTTCTCACCCGGATGCTGGTAAAACCACATTAACAGAAAAATTATTGTTATTCGGCGGTGCCATTCGCGAAGCGGGTACTGTTAAAGGTAAGAAATCTGGAAAATTTGCGACAAGTGACTGGATGAAAGTAGAGCAAGAGCGTGGTATTTCAGTAACCAGTTCAGTGATGCAATTTGATTATGATGATTATAATATTAATATTTTAGATACACCAGGACATGAGGACTTCTCTGAAGATACGTATCGTACATTAATGGCAGTCGATAGTGCTGTAATGGTAATCGACTGTGCTAAAGGAATCGAGCCTCAGACTTTAAAATTGTTCAAAGTATGTAAAATGCGCGGTATTCCTATTTTTACGTTTATCAATAAGTTAGACCGTGTCGGTAAAGAACCGTTTGAATTGTTAGATGAAATTGAAGAAACATTAAATATTAAAACATATCCAATGAACTGGCCAGTTGGAATGGGGCAAAATTTCTTCGGAATTATTGATCGTGAACAACGTACGATTGAACCGTTCAGAGATGAAGAACATTTATTGCATCTCAATGATGATTATGAATTAGAAGAAGCACATGAAATAACAAAAGACAGCACGTATACACAAGCGATAGATGAGTTTATGCTAGTAGAAGAAGCGGGTGAAGAATTTGATAACGAAATGTTATTAGCGGGTGAATTAACACCAGTATTCTTTGGTTCTGCTTTAGCAAACTTTGGTGTACAAAGTTTCTTGAATGCTTATGTTGACCATGCACCAATGCCTAATGGACGTATTACAAAAGAAGCAGAGGAAGTAAGTCCGTTTACACCAGATTTTTCAGGATTTATCTTTAAAATCCAAGCTAACATGGATCCTAAACACCGTGACCGTATTGCTTTCATGCGTATTGTCAGTGGTGCATTCGAACGTGGTATGGATGTGAAATTGCAACGTACGAACAAAAAGCAAAAGATTACACGTTCTACTTCATTTATGGCAGATGATAAGGAAACAGTTAACCATGCGGTTGCTGGTGATATTATCGGTTTATATGATACTGGTAATTATCAAATTGGAGACACTTTAGTTGGTGGAAATCAAAAATTTAGTTTTGAAGATTTACCGCAGTTTACACCTGAACTTTTCATGAAAGTATCAGCTAAAAACGTTATGAAACAAAAACATTTCCATAAAGGTATTGAACAATTAGTTCAAGAAGGTGCGATTCAGTACTATAAAACATTGCATACGAACCAAATCATTTTAGGTGCAGTCGGTCAATTGCAATTTGAAGTATTCGAACACCGAATGAAAAATGAATATAATGTTGATGTTGTTATGGAACCAGTAGGCCGCAAAATTGCGCGCTGGGTAGAAAATGAAGATGACATTAAAGATAAAATGAGCACATCACGTTCAATTTTAGTGCAAGACCGATATGAACAAAAAGTATTTTTATTTGAAAATGAATTTGCGACACGTTGGTTTGAAGAAAAATTCCCAGAAATTAAACTTTATAGTTTATTGTAA
- a CDS encoding YjcG family protein → MILGLALIPSKTFREKVDAYRKRYDERYAQIPPHITIKDSFEVEDGDFDKVKEEIKERVQGIEPLHIHATKASNFAPINNVIYFKVEKTPELEELDNRFNNGDFYGKPEHSFVPHFTIAQGLTSQEFEDIFGQVALAGIDYKETIDALTLLQYDSDAEKWKEIDTFSFK, encoded by the coding sequence ATGATCTTAGGGTTAGCATTAATTCCATCAAAAACGTTCCGTGAAAAAGTCGATGCATATCGTAAACGTTACGATGAGCGTTATGCACAAATTCCACCTCACATCACAATTAAAGATTCGTTTGAGGTAGAAGATGGGGATTTCGATAAAGTAAAAGAAGAAATTAAAGAGCGTGTGCAAGGGATTGAGCCGTTGCATATTCACGCAACTAAAGCGTCGAATTTTGCGCCGATCAACAATGTTATTTATTTTAAAGTTGAAAAAACACCAGAATTAGAAGAGTTGGACAATCGCTTTAATAATGGCGATTTTTATGGCAAACCAGAACACTCATTTGTTCCGCATTTTACAATTGCCCAAGGTTTAACTAGTCAAGAATTCGAAGATATTTTTGGTCAAGTTGCACTTGCAGGTATCGATTATAAAGAAACAATTGATGCATTGACATTATTGCAATATGATAGTGATGCTGAAAAGTGGAAAGAAATTGACACATTTAGCTTTAAATAA
- a CDS encoding TrkH family potassium uptake protein has protein sequence MSIFNQLFKRTSPQQGIVMYYLIAIVAAFLMLNLPYVHKPGVHVNPIDTLFVAVSGISVTGLTPISIVDTYSTFGQIIILIILNIGGVGVMAMGTVLWLVLGKRIGLRERQLIMLDNNRNTMSGAVKLIIEIVRAILLIELVGALLLAFYFYRDTSDIQYALMQGFFVAISSTTNAGLDITGNSLIPYADDYFVQTIVMFLITLGSIGFPVLLEVKAYIKNRIPNFRFSLFAKITTITYFVLFAFGTIVILLLEANHAFQGSSWHKALFYAMFQSTTTRSAGLETIDITHFSDATNILMGLLMFIGSSPSSVGGGIRTTTFAILILFIINFRNDTNNTTIKVFNREIQPSDIQKTFTVFGVATILTSVAIILTSAFEGTKLTFLQVFFEIMSAFGTCGLSLGASGDGNDFTKVVLMILMFIGRVGLISFIIMIGGRKDPVMYHYPKEKIQIG, from the coding sequence TTGTCCATTTTTAATCAATTATTTAAAAGAACCAGTCCTCAACAAGGTATAGTAATGTATTATCTGATTGCCATTGTCGCTGCATTCTTAATGTTGAACTTGCCGTATGTACACAAACCAGGTGTACATGTTAATCCCATAGATACACTTTTTGTGGCAGTCTCTGGAATCAGTGTGACTGGGCTAACACCTATTTCCATTGTGGATACTTATTCAACATTCGGTCAAATCATTATCCTTATCATCTTGAATATCGGTGGTGTAGGTGTCATGGCGATGGGTACAGTTTTATGGTTAGTACTTGGAAAGCGTATCGGTTTGCGGGAAAGACAATTAATTATGTTAGACAATAACCGAAATACGATGAGCGGTGCTGTAAAACTGATTATTGAAATCGTTCGAGCGATTCTGTTGATAGAATTAGTCGGCGCACTTTTATTGGCGTTTTATTTTTACAGAGATACGTCAGATATTCAATATGCATTAATGCAAGGGTTCTTTGTAGCTATTTCATCTACTACAAATGCTGGATTAGATATCACAGGTAATTCTTTGATTCCATATGCAGATGATTACTTTGTACAAACCATTGTAATGTTCCTGATTACACTAGGGTCGATAGGGTTTCCTGTATTGTTGGAAGTGAAAGCTTATATTAAAAATAGAATTCCAAACTTCCGCTTCTCACTTTTCGCTAAAATTACAACAATTACATATTTTGTGTTATTCGCATTCGGCACAATTGTAATTTTGTTATTAGAAGCAAACCATGCATTTCAAGGTTCAAGCTGGCACAAAGCATTATTTTATGCGATGTTCCAATCGACAACGACAAGAAGTGCTGGACTGGAAACCATCGATATCACACATTTTTCAGATGCGACTAATATTTTGATGGGCTTATTAATGTTCATCGGTTCATCACCAAGCTCAGTCGGCGGTGGTATTCGTACAACGACTTTTGCAATTTTGATATTATTTATCATAAACTTCAGAAATGATACTAACAACACGACAATCAAGGTGTTCAACCGTGAAATCCAACCGTCAGATATTCAAAAAACATTTACAGTATTTGGAGTGGCGACAATCCTAACGTCTGTTGCTATCATATTAACTTCAGCTTTTGAAGGAACGAAATTAACATTCTTGCAAGTGTTCTTTGAAATCATGTCAGCTTTCGGAACATGCGGTCTTTCACTCGGTGCTTCCGGAGATGGTAATGATTTCACAAAAGTAGTTTTAATGATACTGATGTTTATAGGACGTGTAGGATTAATTTCCTTTATTATCATGATTGGCGGCCGTAAAGATCCGGTTATGTATCATTATCCTAAAGAAAAAATTCAAATTGGATAA
- a CDS encoding TerC family protein produces the protein MKQGVGFLMDPSLILPYLWVLLVLVFLEGLLAADNAVVMAVMVRHLPPEQRKKALFYGLLGAFVFRFASLFLISYLVNFWFIQAAGAVYLLYMSARNLYQFFKSNQHGPESPEAGDDHHYDQHGNEKKVGPKAFWGTVAKVEFADIAFAIDSMLAAMAIAFTLKPVGVHFGGMDLGQFLVMFAGGMIGVILMRFAATWFVDLLNKYPGLEGAAFAIVGWVGIKLVVLVLAHPQVHLIPENFPHTILWQSIFWGVMIGLVVIGWLTSLRHNKKAAQNKDK, from the coding sequence ATGAAACAAGGAGTTGGTTTCTTAATGGATCCCAGTTTAATTTTACCTTACTTATGGGTATTGCTCGTATTAGTATTTTTAGAAGGTTTATTAGCAGCAGATAATGCTGTTGTAATGGCCGTTATGGTTAGACACCTACCACCTGAACAAAGAAAGAAAGCATTGTTCTATGGTTTACTTGGTGCATTTGTATTTCGTTTTGCTTCATTATTCTTAATCAGTTACTTAGTAAACTTCTGGTTTATTCAAGCAGCTGGTGCTGTTTATTTACTTTATATGTCAGCGCGTAATTTGTATCAATTTTTCAAATCCAATCAGCATGGGCCTGAAAGTCCAGAAGCAGGTGATGATCACCACTATGATCAACATGGAAATGAAAAGAAAGTCGGACCAAAAGCTTTCTGGGGTACTGTAGCGAAAGTTGAATTTGCAGACATCGCCTTTGCAATCGACTCAATGCTTGCAGCAATGGCTATTGCGTTTACATTAAAACCAGTAGGTGTTCACTTTGGAGGAATGGACTTAGGTCAATTCTTAGTAATGTTTGCAGGTGGAATGATTGGTGTTATTTTAATGCGTTTTGCTGCAACTTGGTTTGTAGATCTACTTAACAAATATCCAGGATTAGAAGGTGCAGCATTCGCAATCGTAGGTTGGGTAGGTATTAAATTAGTTGTTTTAGTACTTGCACATCCGCAAGTACACCTGATTCCAGAAAACTTCCCGCATACAATTTTATGGCAAAGTATTTTCTGGGGCGTTATGATCGGCTTAGTTGTTATCGGTTGGTTAACATCATTACGTCATAATAAAAAAGCAGCACAAAATAAAGATAAATAA
- a CDS encoding diglucosyl diacylglycerol synthase, producing MVTQNKKILIITGSFGNGHLQVTNSVVNQLNEMNLKHLSVIEHDLFMEAHPILTSICKKYYINSFKYFRNSYKQFYYSRPEDVDKCFYKYYGLNKLINLLIKEKPDLILLTFPTPVMSVLTEQFNMNIPIATVMTDYRLHKNWVTPHSSRYYVATPDLKQEFVNVGVPEDIIKITGIPISEQFDEEIDTKAWMHKNHLDPNRPTILMSAGAFGVSKGFDVMISDILERSPETQIVMICGRNKELKRTLRQQFKEHANVLILGYTHHMNEWMASSHLMVTKPGGITISEALARKVPMIFLDPAPGQELENALYFQSKGMGKVANTSEEAIQLITELTQDEDALARMAEQMQELKVKYPTYKLCRDLLHLLDRSSQSEEIYGKVPMYAKLFIK from the coding sequence ATGGTTACTCAAAATAAGAAGATATTGATTATTACGGGCTCGTTCGGTAATGGCCACTTGCAAGTAACCAATAGCGTTGTGAATCAATTAAACGAAATGAATCTAAAACATCTTTCTGTGATAGAGCATGATTTATTTATGGAAGCACATCCTATTTTAACTTCTATTTGCAAAAAGTATTACATCAATAGTTTTAAATATTTTAGAAATTCATACAAACAGTTTTATTACAGCCGCCCAGAAGATGTAGATAAATGCTTTTACAAATACTACGGTTTAAATAAGCTTATTAACTTGCTGATAAAAGAAAAGCCAGACTTAATATTACTGACTTTCCCTACACCTGTTATGTCTGTTTTAACAGAACAATTCAACATGAACATACCTATTGCAACAGTAATGACAGATTATAGACTACATAAAAACTGGGTCACACCTCATTCTTCTCGTTATTATGTAGCCACACCAGACTTGAAACAAGAGTTTGTTAATGTTGGTGTACCAGAAGATATTATAAAAATCACAGGAATACCTATTTCTGAACAATTTGACGAAGAGATAGACACTAAGGCGTGGATGCATAAAAACCACCTTGATCCAAACCGCCCTACTATTTTGATGTCTGCAGGTGCTTTTGGGGTATCAAAAGGATTTGATGTAATGATTTCCGATATATTAGAACGTTCTCCAGAGACACAAATTGTCATGATATGCGGACGTAACAAAGAGTTGAAACGTACGTTGCGCCAACAATTCAAAGAACATGCTAATGTATTAATTTTAGGTTATACACATCATATGAACGAATGGATGGCATCCTCTCATTTGATGGTAACAAAACCTGGAGGCATCACAATTTCAGAAGCTTTAGCCAGAAAAGTACCCATGATATTCTTAGACCCTGCACCAGGTCAAGAATTAGAAAATGCGCTTTATTTCCAATCTAAAGGAATGGGAAAAGTTGCCAACACATCCGAAGAAGCAATCCAACTCATCACTGAGTTAACTCAAGATGAAGATGCATTAGCACGTATGGCAGAACAGATGCAAGAGTTAAAAGTTAAGTACCCTACCTATAAATTATGTCGAGATCTTTTACACCTGTTAGATCGTTCGTCACAATCCGAAGAAATTTATGGAAAGGTACCTATGTATGCAAAGCTCTTCATCAAATAG
- a CDS encoding UDP-N-acetylmuramoyl-L-alanyl-D-glutamate--L-lysine ligase: MKANELFEKIKSKQVLGSLDREITDITTDSRTAEEGSIFVATKGYTVDSHKFCQDVVNQGCKLIVVESEQELEGDVTQVIVPQTRRVASLIVHKLYNYPSEQLTTYGVTGTNGKTSIATMIHQIHRKLGKGSAYLGTNGFQINETVTKGENTTPETVTLTKKIHEAVEADAESMTLEVSSHGLALGRLSGVEFDVAIFSNLTQDHLDFHGTMEAYGHAKSLLFSQLGEDLRKEKFAVVNADDDFSDYLISVTPYEVFTYGIHHPAQFKAERIQESLTGASFDFVTPDGTFHVDSPYVGKFNISNIMAAMTAVWGTGTPMQEIVDVVSQLEPVEGRLEVLDPSLPIDLIIDYAHTTDGIEKLIDAVKPFVKQKLIFLIGMAGERDLTKTPEMGKQASRADYVIFTPDNPANDDPKMLTAELAKGATHDNYVEYTDRAEGIRHAIDVAEPGDTVVLASKGREPYQIMPGHVKVPHRDDLIGLEAAYKKFGGGPSED, encoded by the coding sequence GTGAAAGCGAACGAATTGTTCGAAAAGATAAAATCGAAACAAGTGCTGGGCAGTTTGGATAGAGAAATTACTGACATAACTACAGACTCTCGTACCGCTGAAGAAGGCAGTATTTTTGTAGCTACAAAAGGCTATACAGTCGATAGTCATAAATTCTGTCAGGATGTAGTAAATCAAGGTTGCAAACTGATTGTAGTAGAAAGTGAACAAGAACTTGAAGGTGATGTAACACAAGTAATTGTGCCGCAAACACGCCGTGTCGCAAGTTTAATTGTACATAAGTTATATAACTATCCGAGCGAACAACTGACAACATATGGTGTTACGGGTACAAATGGGAAGACTTCTATAGCAACAATGATTCACCAAATTCATCGTAAGTTAGGCAAAGGCAGTGCATATTTAGGAACGAATGGTTTTCAAATTAACGAAACTGTGACTAAAGGAGAAAATACAACACCAGAAACTGTGACTTTAACAAAAAAAATACATGAAGCGGTTGAAGCAGATGCAGAATCAATGACGCTTGAAGTTTCAAGTCATGGCTTAGCCTTAGGACGTTTGAGCGGAGTTGAATTTGATGTCGCAATTTTTTCTAACCTGACTCAAGATCATCTTGATTTTCACGGCACTATGGAAGCATACGGTCATGCTAAGTCATTGCTATTCAGCCAACTTGGTGAAGATCTGCGCAAAGAAAAATTTGCAGTAGTCAATGCAGATGATGATTTTTCTGACTATCTCATAAGTGTCACACCATATGAAGTATTCACTTATGGTATCCATCATCCAGCTCAGTTCAAAGCTGAACGTATACAAGAATCGTTAACAGGTGCTTCTTTTGACTTCGTAACACCAGATGGAACGTTTCATGTAGATTCTCCATATGTTGGAAAGTTCAATATTTCTAATATCATGGCTGCAATGACGGCAGTATGGGGAACAGGAACACCTATGCAGGAAATTGTGGATGTAGTCAGTCAGTTAGAGCCTGTTGAAGGGCGTTTAGAAGTATTGGATCCTAGTTTACCGATAGACTTGATTATTGATTATGCACATACTACTGACGGTATTGAAAAGTTAATTGATGCAGTTAAACCATTCGTTAAGCAAAAATTGATTTTCTTAATCGGTATGGCGGGAGAAAGAGACCTTACTAAAACACCTGAAATGGGAAAACAAGCAAGTCGAGCGGATTATGTTATTTTCACACCGGATAACCCAGCTAACGATGACCCTAAAATGTTAACAGCAGAACTTGCCAAAGGTGCAACACATGATAATTATGTAGAATATACAGATCGTGCAGAAGGTATACGTCATGCGATTGACGTAGCTGAACCTGGAGATACAGTCGTATTGGCATCAAAAGGACGCGAACCCTATCAAATTATGCCAGGACATGTTAAAGTACCACACCGTGATGATTTAATCGGTTTAGAAGCGGCTTATAAAAAATTCGGAGGTGGACCTTCTGAAGATTAG